In a genomic window of Streptomyces noursei ATCC 11455:
- the tsaB gene encoding tRNA (adenosine(37)-N6)-threonylcarbamoyltransferase complex dimerization subunit type 1 TsaB, with protein MLLLALDTATPAVTVALHDGSRTLAAAGDVDARRHGELLLPAVDRVLAEAGRKLAEVTDIVVGVGPGPYTGLRVGLVTATTFGAALDVPVHGLCSLDGIAHASGLTEPFVVATDARRKEVYWARYAARPSPDLPPDRLTEPAVDRPAEIADEVAGVPAVGAGALLYDTVFTGVRRDGPEHQSAAALAELAARKLAAGEELLPPRPLYLRRPDAQVPANYKVVTPQ; from the coding sequence GTGCTGCTGCTAGCTCTTGACACCGCCACCCCCGCCGTCACCGTCGCGCTCCACGACGGCTCCCGCACCCTCGCCGCCGCCGGGGACGTGGACGCGCGCCGGCACGGCGAACTGCTGCTGCCCGCCGTCGACCGGGTGCTGGCCGAGGCCGGGCGCAAGCTCGCCGAGGTCACCGACATCGTGGTCGGCGTCGGACCCGGCCCGTACACCGGGCTGCGGGTGGGGCTGGTGACGGCCACCACCTTCGGGGCGGCGCTGGACGTCCCGGTCCACGGCCTGTGCTCGCTGGACGGCATCGCCCACGCCTCCGGTCTGACCGAACCCTTCGTCGTGGCCACCGACGCCCGCCGCAAGGAGGTCTACTGGGCGCGCTACGCGGCCCGCCCGTCGCCCGACCTCCCCCCGGACCGGCTGACCGAGCCGGCCGTGGACCGCCCCGCCGAGATCGCCGACGAGGTCGCCGGGGTCCCCGCCGTGGGCGCCGGCGCGCTGCTCTACGACACCGTCTTCACCGGCGTCCGGCGGGACGGGCCCGAGCACCAGTCCGCCGCCGCGCTGGCCGAGCTCGCCGCGCGGAAGCTGGCCGCCGGCGAGGAGCTGCTGCCGCCGCGACCGCTGTACCTGCGCCGCCCCGACGCCCAGGTACCGGCCAACTACAAGGTGGTCACTCCCCAGTGA
- a CDS encoding bifunctional ADP-dependent NAD(P)H-hydrate dehydratase/NAD(P)H-hydrate epimerase: MRTAYSVQTVRAAEQELMARLPEGALMQRAAAGLAVACAELLGRVYGSRVVLLVGSGDNGGDALHAGARLARRGAGVVAVLLSPERAHAGGLAALRAAGGRVSADPLRDIGRADLVVDGIVGIGGRGGLRPEAARLAGAAREAAIVVAVDLPSGVDADTGEVAGDAVRADATVTFGAYKPGLLIDPARERAGALRLVDIGLRPPATADAEALQHADVAELLPRPAAESDKYRRGVVGVVAGSARYPGAAVLAVAGALRGGAGAVRYVGPAVEAVLARFPETLVHTGPPGKAGRVQSWVIGPGLGDESEGLEDVLSADVPVLVDADGLRFLTPDRVRRRAAGTLLTPHAGEAAALLGRGREEVEAARLDAVRELAGRYGATVLLKGSTTLVADPDAGVPVRVNPTGTGWLATAGSGDVLSGLTGALLAAGLAPRDAGSVGAYLHGLAGRHAAGPRGEPIVASEVAGALGAAWENVVS; the protein is encoded by the coding sequence ATGAGGACTGCCTACAGCGTTCAGACCGTGCGGGCCGCCGAGCAGGAACTGATGGCCCGTTTGCCCGAGGGGGCCCTGATGCAGCGGGCGGCGGCCGGACTCGCCGTCGCCTGCGCCGAGTTGCTGGGCCGGGTGTACGGCTCCCGGGTGGTGCTGCTGGTGGGCAGCGGCGACAACGGCGGGGACGCGCTCCACGCCGGTGCCCGGCTGGCCCGCCGCGGCGCCGGGGTGGTCGCCGTGCTGCTCTCGCCCGAACGGGCCCACGCCGGCGGTCTGGCGGCCCTGCGCGCGGCCGGTGGCCGGGTCTCGGCCGATCCGCTCCGCGACATCGGGCGGGCCGACCTGGTGGTGGACGGCATCGTCGGCATCGGCGGCCGGGGCGGGCTGCGCCCGGAGGCCGCCCGGCTCGCCGGCGCGGCGCGGGAGGCGGCGATCGTGGTGGCCGTCGATCTGCCGAGCGGGGTGGACGCCGACACCGGCGAGGTGGCCGGTGACGCCGTACGGGCGGACGCGACCGTCACGTTCGGCGCGTACAAGCCGGGCCTGCTGATCGACCCGGCGCGCGAACGGGCCGGCGCGCTCCGCCTGGTGGACATCGGCCTGCGCCCGCCGGCCACCGCCGACGCGGAGGCGCTGCAGCACGCGGACGTGGCGGAGCTGCTGCCGCGGCCGGCCGCCGAGAGCGACAAGTACCGGCGCGGGGTGGTCGGGGTGGTCGCTGGGTCGGCGCGCTATCCGGGGGCGGCGGTGCTGGCGGTGGCCGGCGCGCTGCGGGGCGGCGCCGGGGCGGTGCGGTACGTGGGGCCGGCGGTCGAGGCGGTGCTGGCGCGGTTCCCGGAGACCCTGGTGCACACCGGGCCGCCGGGGAAGGCGGGCCGGGTCCAGTCGTGGGTCATCGGGCCCGGTCTCGGTGACGAGTCGGAGGGGCTGGAGGACGTGCTGTCGGCGGACGTCCCGGTGCTGGTGGACGCGGACGGGCTCCGCTTCCTGACGCCCGATCGGGTGCGGCGGCGGGCGGCCGGGACCCTGCTGACGCCGCACGCGGGGGAGGCGGCGGCGCTGCTGGGGCGCGGGCGCGAGGAGGTCGAGGCGGCGCGGCTGGACGCCGTGCGGGAGTTGGCGGGGCGGTACGGGGCGACGGTGCTGCTGAAGGGCTCGACGACGTTGGTGGCGGATCCGGACGCCGGGGTTCCGGTGCGGGTCAACCCCACCGGGACGGGGTGGTTGGCGACGGCCGGCAGCGGGGACGTGCTCTCCGGCCTCACCGGGGCGCTGCTGGCCGCGGGCCTCGCGCCGCGGGACGCGGGCTCGGTGGGCGCCTACCTCCACGGGCTCGCGGGCCGGCACGCGGCGGGGCCGCGGGGCGAGCCGATCGTGGCGTCGGAGGTGGCCGGGGCGTTGGGGGCGGCCTGGGAGAACGTGGTGTCGTAG
- the tsaE gene encoding tRNA (adenosine(37)-N6)-threonylcarbamoyltransferase complex ATPase subunit type 1 TsaE, giving the protein MSTTGATARVTVKSPDQMQELGRRLAPLLRPGDLVLLSGELGAGKTTLTRGLGEALGVRGAVTSPTFVIARVHPSLTGGPALVHVDAYRLDGGLDEMEDLDLDVSLPESVVVVEWGDGKVEELAEDRLHVVIGRAVGGDGADLLSEPGGVDGHPEEDVDDVREVTVTGIGGRWADAGLPDLEIC; this is encoded by the coding sequence ATGAGCACCACTGGCGCGACTGCCCGCGTAACCGTCAAGTCCCCCGATCAGATGCAGGAGTTGGGCCGCCGGTTGGCGCCGCTGCTGCGCCCCGGCGACCTGGTGCTGCTCAGCGGTGAGCTGGGTGCGGGGAAGACCACGCTGACCCGCGGTCTGGGCGAGGCCCTGGGCGTGCGGGGCGCCGTGACCTCGCCGACCTTCGTCATCGCCCGGGTGCACCCGTCGCTGACCGGTGGCCCGGCGCTGGTGCACGTCGACGCGTACCGCCTCGACGGCGGCCTGGACGAGATGGAGGACCTGGACCTCGACGTCTCGCTGCCGGAGTCGGTGGTGGTCGTCGAGTGGGGCGACGGCAAGGTCGAGGAGCTGGCGGAGGACCGGCTGCACGTCGTCATCGGCCGGGCCGTGGGAGGGGACGGCGCGGACCTCCTGTCGGAGCCGGGTGGCGTGGACGGGCACCCGGAGGAGGACGTGGACGACGTCCGCGAGGTGACGGTCACCGGGATCGGTGGGCGCTGGGCGGACGCCGGGCTTCCGGACCTGGAGATCTGCTGA
- a CDS encoding holo-ACP synthase, with amino-acid sequence MIIGVGIDVAEIDRFEAALRRTPELAHRLFIETELTLPSGERRGIASLAARFAAKEAVAKALGAPGGLHWTDAEVYVEDSGQPRLRVRGTVAARAAELGVQNWHVSLSHDAGVASAVVIAEG; translated from the coding sequence GTGATCATCGGGGTCGGGATCGACGTCGCGGAGATCGACCGGTTCGAGGCGGCGCTGCGGCGGACGCCGGAGCTGGCGCACCGGCTGTTCATCGAGACGGAGTTGACGCTGCCGAGCGGCGAGCGGCGGGGCATCGCCTCCCTGGCCGCCCGGTTCGCCGCCAAGGAGGCGGTGGCCAAGGCGCTGGGCGCGCCGGGCGGCCTGCACTGGACGGACGCCGAGGTGTACGTCGAGGACAGCGGCCAGCCGCGGCTGCGGGTGCGCGGCACGGTCGCCGCCCGCGCCGCGGAACTCGGCGTGCAGAACTGGCATGTGTCGCTCAGTCATGACGCGGGCGTCGCCTCGGCGGTGGTGATCGCCGAGGGGTAG
- the coaA gene encoding type I pantothenate kinase: MGPVPQTTDSPQRRRTDSSPYVDLTRAEWSALREKTPLPLTAEEVERLRGLGDVIDLDEVRDVYLPLSRLLNLYVGATSNLRGALNTFLDDTGNGHGSQPGTPFVIGVAGSVAVGKSTTARLLQALLARWPEHPRVELVTTDGFLFPNAELHRRGLMSRKGFPESYDRRALTRFVADVKSGKAEVTAPVYSHLIYDIVPGERLTVHRPDILIVEGLNVLQPALPGGDGRTRLGLADFFDFSVYVDARTEDIERWYLGRFRKLRQTAFQNPFSYFRKYTQVSEDEALDYARLMWRTINRPNLEQNVAPTRGRANLVLRKGPDHKVQRLSLRKL; encoded by the coding sequence ATGGGGCCCGTGCCCCAGACGACGGATTCGCCGCAACGACGCCGCACCGACAGCTCGCCGTACGTCGACCTGACGCGCGCGGAGTGGAGCGCCCTGCGGGAGAAGACCCCGCTGCCGCTGACCGCCGAGGAGGTCGAACGGCTCCGCGGCCTGGGCGACGTCATCGATCTCGACGAGGTGCGCGACGTCTACCTCCCGCTGTCCCGGCTGCTCAACCTGTACGTCGGCGCCACCAGCAACCTGCGCGGCGCGCTCAACACCTTCCTGGACGACACCGGCAACGGCCACGGCTCGCAGCCCGGCACGCCCTTCGTCATAGGCGTCGCCGGCAGCGTCGCGGTCGGCAAGTCCACCACCGCCCGGCTGCTCCAGGCGCTGCTGGCCCGCTGGCCGGAGCACCCGCGCGTCGAGCTGGTCACCACCGACGGCTTCCTGTTCCCCAACGCCGAGCTGCACCGGCGGGGGCTGATGTCCCGCAAGGGCTTCCCGGAGTCCTACGACCGCCGGGCGCTGACCCGCTTCGTGGCGGACGTGAAGTCCGGCAAGGCGGAGGTCACCGCGCCCGTCTACTCGCACCTGATCTACGACATCGTGCCCGGCGAGCGGCTGACCGTGCACCGGCCCGACATCCTCATCGTCGAGGGCCTCAACGTCCTCCAGCCGGCACTGCCCGGCGGGGACGGCCGCACCCGGCTGGGCCTCGCCGACTTCTTCGACTTCTCCGTCTACGTGGACGCCCGCACCGAGGACATCGAGCGGTGGTACCTCGGCCGCTTCCGCAAGCTGCGCCAGACCGCGTTCCAGAACCCGTTCTCGTACTTCCGCAAGTACACCCAGGTCTCCGAGGACGAGGCGCTGGACTACGCCCGCCTGATGTGGCGCACCATCAACCGGCCCAACCTGGAGCAGAACGTGGCCCCCACCCGGGGCCGCGCCAACCTGGTCCTCCGCAAGGGCCCGGACCACAAGGTGCAGCGACTGTCGCTGCGGAAGCTGTAG
- a CDS encoding alpha/beta fold hydrolase: protein MTDGTEAAAQAVETAAEAAGNWARAGRHAGVAGLAIGVVAAGAAAGVAIERLTVGRGMRRRARLALDAAGPYGTLRGTPGAAIAEDGTELYYEVDEVVDGPAAKRTKGGRTAVNGTAGGRVGKEARAAQDARSGLHKRLTAALGRRSPAPTVVFSHGYCLSQDSWHFQRAALRGALRTVHWDQRSHGRSARGHGQVDGTEPVTIDLLGRDLKAVLDAAVPEGPIVLVGHSMGGMTVMALADQFPEYVAERVVGVALIGTSAGRLSEVGFGLPSMGSKAFHWLAPGVLKALGRQSEIVERGRRATADLFAGLIKRYSFGSDDVDPAIARFGERLIEATPIDVVAEFFPAFAVHDKTEALVAYDAVPALVLAGEEDLITPAEHSRTIAEVLPDAELVCVPDAGHLVMLERPELVNDHLVALVERAGAAARRSRTARA from the coding sequence ATGACCGACGGCACGGAGGCCGCCGCGCAGGCCGTGGAGACGGCCGCGGAGGCGGCCGGGAACTGGGCCCGGGCGGGCCGCCACGCGGGCGTCGCGGGCCTGGCGATCGGCGTGGTCGCGGCGGGCGCGGCGGCCGGGGTGGCCATAGAGCGTCTGACGGTCGGCCGCGGGATGCGCCGCCGGGCCCGGCTGGCGCTGGACGCGGCCGGCCCGTACGGCACGCTGCGCGGCACCCCGGGTGCGGCGATCGCCGAGGACGGGACCGAGCTGTACTACGAGGTCGACGAGGTGGTGGACGGCCCGGCCGCCAAGCGGACCAAGGGCGGCAGGACGGCCGTGAACGGCACCGCGGGCGGCCGCGTGGGCAAGGAGGCGCGGGCCGCCCAGGACGCCCGGAGCGGGCTGCACAAGCGGCTCACGGCGGCCCTGGGGCGGCGCTCCCCGGCGCCCACGGTCGTCTTCAGCCACGGCTACTGCCTCAGCCAGGACTCCTGGCACTTCCAGCGGGCCGCGCTGCGCGGCGCGCTCCGTACCGTCCACTGGGACCAGCGCAGCCACGGCCGCTCGGCCCGCGGCCACGGACAGGTCGACGGGACCGAGCCGGTCACCATCGACCTGCTGGGCCGGGACCTGAAGGCGGTGCTGGACGCCGCGGTGCCCGAGGGGCCGATCGTGCTGGTCGGGCACTCCATGGGCGGGATGACGGTGATGGCGCTGGCCGACCAGTTCCCCGAGTACGTCGCGGAGCGGGTGGTCGGCGTGGCGCTGATCGGGACGTCCGCGGGCCGGCTGAGCGAGGTCGGGTTCGGGCTGCCGTCGATGGGCTCCAAGGCGTTCCACTGGCTGGCGCCGGGGGTGCTCAAGGCGCTGGGCCGGCAGAGCGAGATCGTCGAGCGCGGGCGGCGGGCCACCGCCGATCTGTTCGCGGGGCTGATCAAGCGCTATTCGTTCGGGTCCGATGACGTGGATCCGGCGATCGCGCGGTTCGGGGAGCGGCTGATCGAGGCGACCCCGATCGATGTGGTCGCCGAGTTCTTCCCGGCGTTCGCGGTCCATGACAAGACCGAGGCGCTGGTGGCGTACGACGCGGTGCCCGCGCTGGTGCTCGCCGGCGAGGAGGACCTGATCACCCCGGCCGAGCACAGCCGGACCATCGCCGAGGTGCTGCCGGACGCCGAGCTGGTGTGCGTGCCGGACGCCGGGCACCTGGTGATGCTGGAGCGGCCCGAGCTGGTCAACGACCACCTGGTGGCGCTGGTGGAACGGGCGGGCGCGGCGGCCCGCCGGTCGCGCACCGCGCGGGCCTGA
- the rpsI gene encoding 30S ribosomal protein S9 yields the protein MAETTPETPLDEVEVEQYTTETEVPLEGEYTSESLASRFGEPQPAAGLGRRKNAIARVRIVPGSGKWKINGRTLEEYFPNKVHQQEVNEPFKVLELDNRYDVIARIAGGGISGQAGALRLGVARALNEADVDANRPALKKAGFLKRDDRAVERKKAGLKKARKAPQYSKR from the coding sequence GTGGCTGAGACCACCCCCGAGACCCCGCTGGACGAGGTCGAGGTCGAGCAGTACACCACCGAGACCGAGGTTCCGCTGGAGGGTGAGTACACCTCCGAGTCCCTCGCGTCCCGCTTCGGCGAGCCGCAGCCGGCCGCCGGCCTGGGCCGTCGCAAGAACGCCATCGCCCGCGTGCGGATCGTCCCCGGCTCCGGCAAGTGGAAGATCAACGGCCGCACCCTTGAGGAGTACTTCCCCAACAAGGTGCACCAGCAGGAAGTCAACGAGCCCTTCAAGGTGCTCGAGCTGGACAACCGCTACGACGTCATCGCCCGCATCGCCGGCGGCGGCATCTCCGGCCAGGCCGGTGCGCTGCGCCTGGGCGTGGCCCGTGCGCTGAACGAGGCGGACGTGGACGCGAACCGTCCCGCCCTGAAGAAGGCCGGGTTCCTCAAGCGTGACGACCGTGCGGTCGAGCGCAAGAAGGCCGGTCTGAAGAAGGCCCGCAAGGCGCCGCAGTACAGCAAGCGCTAA
- the alr gene encoding alanine racemase produces the protein MNETAKRARAVIDLAAVRSNVHALRSLAPRAQLMAVVKSDAYGHGAIRCARAAREAGAPWLGVALPEEALALRAAGDTGRLLCWLWTPGGPWGQAIEQDVDVSVSGMWALREVVAAARDRGRVARVQLKIDTGLGRNGCQPADWTELTAAARAAEAEGVLAVTGVWSHFACADEPGHPSIAAQLAEFRRALAVAEAAGLRPEVRHIANTPALLTLPEAHFDLVRTGIGIYGVSPSPEVGTPEDFGLRQAMTLEASLASVKRVPGGHGVSYGHHYTTPGETTLALVPLGYADGIPRHASGTGPVLVAGKWRTVAGRVAMDQFVVDLGGDHAEAGEPAVLFGPGDQGEPSAEDWARAAGTIGYEIVTRIGKRVPRVYVDSEVPDRPTEDTALTGGVA, from the coding sequence ATGAACGAGACAGCGAAGCGAGCCCGTGCCGTCATTGACCTCGCCGCCGTGCGGTCGAACGTCCATGCACTGCGGAGCCTCGCCCCCCGTGCGCAGCTGATGGCCGTCGTCAAGTCCGACGCCTACGGACACGGCGCGATCCGCTGTGCCCGCGCCGCTCGCGAGGCCGGTGCGCCCTGGCTGGGCGTGGCGCTCCCCGAGGAGGCGTTGGCGCTGCGTGCGGCCGGGGACACCGGCCGTCTGCTGTGTTGGCTGTGGACGCCGGGCGGGCCCTGGGGCCAGGCGATCGAGCAGGACGTCGATGTCTCGGTGAGCGGTATGTGGGCGCTGCGGGAGGTGGTGGCCGCGGCCCGCGACCGCGGCCGGGTCGCCCGCGTCCAGCTCAAGATCGACACCGGTCTGGGGCGCAACGGCTGCCAGCCGGCGGACTGGACGGAGCTGACCGCCGCCGCCCGCGCCGCCGAGGCGGAGGGCGTGCTCGCGGTCACCGGTGTCTGGTCGCACTTCGCCTGTGCCGACGAGCCCGGGCACCCGTCGATCGCCGCCCAGCTGGCGGAGTTCCGCCGGGCGCTGGCGGTCGCCGAGGCGGCCGGGCTGCGTCCGGAGGTGCGGCACATCGCCAACACCCCGGCGCTGCTCACCCTCCCCGAGGCCCACTTCGACCTGGTGCGGACGGGGATCGGGATCTACGGCGTGTCGCCCAGCCCCGAGGTGGGGACGCCGGAGGACTTCGGGCTGCGGCAGGCGATGACGCTGGAGGCGTCGCTGGCGTCGGTCAAGCGGGTGCCGGGCGGGCACGGGGTGTCGTACGGGCACCACTACACGACGCCGGGGGAGACGACCCTGGCGCTGGTCCCGCTGGGGTACGCCGACGGCATCCCGCGGCACGCCTCGGGGACGGGGCCGGTGTTGGTCGCCGGGAAGTGGCGGACGGTCGCGGGGCGGGTCGCGATGGACCAGTTCGTCGTCGATCTGGGCGGGGACCACGCCGAGGCCGGCGAGCCCGCGGTGCTGTTCGGGCCCGGCGACCAGGGCGAGCCGAGCGCGGAGGACTGGGCGCGGGCGGCCGGGACGATCGGGTACGAGATCGTCACCCGGATCGGGAAGCGGGTGCCGCGCGTCTATGTGGACAGCGAGGTGCCGGACCGGCCCACGGAGGACACGGCGCTGACGGGGGGTGTGGCATGA
- the glmS gene encoding glutamine--fructose-6-phosphate transaminase (isomerizing), whose amino-acid sequence MCGIVGYVGGQSALEVVLAGLKRLEYRGYDSAGVAVLADGGLAAAKKAGKLANLEKELADRPLPTGTVGIGHTRWATHGGPTDANAHPHLDNAGRVSVVHNGIIENFAALRAELADRGHELTSETDTEVVAHLLAEEYSSCGELAEAMRQVCRRLEGAFTLVAVHADVPDVVVGARRNSPLVVGLGEDEAFLASDVAAFIAYTREAVELGQDQVVELRRDGVTVTDFDGAPAEVRHYHVDWDASAAEKGGYDYFMLKEIAEQPKAVADTLLGRVDAAGVLSLDEVRIPPAVLREVSKVVIVACGTAYHAGMIAKYAIEHWTRIPCETELASEFRYRDPILDHRTLVIAISQSGETMDTLMALRHAREQGARVLAICNTNGSTIPRESDAVLYTHAGPEVAVASTKAFLTQLVAVYLVALYLGQVRGTKWGDEIRDVVRELAAIGTQVQQVLGTMEPVRELARSLVDKNTVLFLGRHVGYPVALEGALKLKELAYMHAEGFAAGELKHGPIALIEEDLPVVVVVPSPRGRSVLHDKIVSNIQEIRARGARTIVIAEEGDEAVVPYADHLVRIPRTPVLLQPLVSSVPLQVFACELATARGNEVDQPRNLAKSVTVE is encoded by the coding sequence ATGTGCGGAATCGTGGGATACGTGGGCGGGCAGAGCGCCCTTGAGGTGGTGCTGGCCGGGCTGAAGCGGCTGGAGTACCGGGGCTACGACTCGGCCGGGGTGGCGGTGCTGGCCGACGGCGGGCTGGCGGCGGCGAAGAAGGCCGGCAAGCTGGCCAATCTGGAGAAGGAGCTGGCCGACCGGCCGCTGCCCACGGGCACGGTGGGCATCGGCCACACCCGGTGGGCGACGCACGGCGGTCCGACGGACGCCAACGCCCACCCGCACCTGGACAACGCCGGCCGGGTTTCCGTCGTGCACAACGGCATCATCGAGAACTTCGCCGCGCTGCGCGCCGAACTCGCCGACCGCGGCCATGAGTTGACGTCCGAGACGGACACCGAGGTGGTCGCGCACCTGCTGGCCGAGGAGTACTCCTCGTGCGGCGAGCTGGCCGAGGCGATGCGGCAGGTGTGCCGGCGGCTGGAGGGGGCGTTCACCCTCGTCGCGGTGCACGCCGACGTGCCGGACGTGGTCGTCGGGGCCCGCCGCAACTCCCCGCTGGTGGTGGGCCTCGGTGAGGACGAGGCGTTCCTGGCCTCGGACGTGGCGGCGTTCATCGCGTACACCCGGGAGGCCGTCGAGCTCGGCCAGGACCAGGTCGTCGAGCTGCGCCGGGACGGGGTGACGGTCACCGACTTCGACGGTGCGCCCGCGGAGGTCCGCCACTACCACGTCGACTGGGACGCGTCGGCCGCCGAGAAGGGCGGCTACGACTACTTCATGCTCAAGGAGATCGCCGAGCAGCCGAAGGCGGTCGCGGACACCCTGCTGGGCCGGGTCGACGCGGCCGGGGTGCTCTCGCTGGACGAGGTGCGGATCCCGCCGGCGGTGCTGCGGGAGGTCAGCAAGGTCGTCATCGTGGCGTGCGGCACCGCCTACCACGCCGGGATGATCGCCAAGTACGCCATCGAGCACTGGACGCGGATCCCCTGCGAGACCGAGTTGGCCAGCGAGTTCCGCTACCGCGACCCGATCCTGGACCACCGCACGCTGGTGATCGCCATCAGCCAGTCCGGCGAGACCATGGACACCCTGATGGCGCTGCGGCACGCCCGTGAGCAGGGCGCGCGGGTGCTCGCCATCTGCAACACCAACGGCTCGACGATCCCCCGCGAGTCCGACGCGGTGCTCTACACGCACGCCGGGCCGGAGGTCGCGGTGGCGTCCACCAAGGCGTTCCTGACCCAGCTCGTCGCGGTCTACCTGGTCGCGCTGTACCTCGGGCAGGTGCGCGGCACCAAGTGGGGCGACGAGATCCGGGACGTGGTGCGCGAACTCGCCGCCATCGGCACGCAGGTGCAGCAGGTCCTGGGCACCATGGAGCCGGTCCGCGAGCTGGCCCGTTCGCTCGTGGACAAGAACACCGTGCTGTTCCTGGGGCGCCACGTGGGCTACCCGGTGGCGCTGGAGGGCGCGCTCAAGCTCAAGGAACTGGCGTACATGCATGCCGAGGGGTTCGCCGCCGGCGAGCTCAAGCACGGCCCGATCGCGCTGATCGAGGAGGACCTCCCGGTCGTCGTGGTCGTCCCCTCGCCGCGCGGCCGGTCCGTCCTGCACGACAAGATCGTCTCCAACATCCAGGAGATCCGGGCCCGCGGCGCCCGCACCATCGTGATCGCCGAGGAGGGCGACGAGGCGGTGGTCCCGTACGCCGACCACCTCGTGCGGATCCCGCGGACGCCGGTGCTGCTGCAACCGCTGGTGTCCTCGGTGCCGCTCCAGGTGTTCGCGTGCGAGCTGGCCACCGCCCGCGGCAACGAGGTCGACCAGCCGCGCAACCTCGCCAAGTCCGTCACGGTGGAGTGA
- the glmM gene encoding phosphoglucosamine mutase, protein MGRLFGTDGVRGVANADLTAELALGLSVAAAHVLAEAGTFEGHRPVAVVGRDPRASGEFLEAAVVAGLASAGVDVLRVGVLPTPAVAYLTGALGADLGVMLSASHNPMPDNGIKFFARGGHKLADELEDRIEETYRGHSAGEPWERPTGAGVGRVTDYDEGFDKYVAHLVGVLPNRLDGLKIVIDGAHGAAARVSPEAFARAGAEVVTLGTEPDGLNINDACGSTHLDKLRSAVLEHGAALGVAHDGDADRCLAVDHAGNEVDGDQILAVLALGMREAGTLRKNTVVATVMSNLGFKLAMEGAGIDLVQTAVGDRYVLEEMKAHGYALGGEQSGHVIVLDHATTGDGTLTGLMLAARVAATGRSLADLAGAMERLPQILINVPDVDKSRVASSAELAAAVAEAERELGATGRVLLRPSGTEPLVRVMVEAADIEQARAVAQRLADAVKSALG, encoded by the coding sequence GTGGGACGACTCTTCGGCACGGACGGTGTGCGCGGCGTCGCCAACGCGGACCTGACGGCGGAGCTGGCGCTCGGCCTGTCGGTCGCGGCGGCGCATGTGCTGGCCGAGGCGGGCACGTTCGAAGGCCATCGGCCGGTGGCCGTGGTCGGTCGCGATCCGCGGGCGTCGGGGGAGTTCCTGGAGGCCGCGGTGGTCGCCGGCCTGGCGAGCGCCGGGGTGGACGTGCTGCGGGTGGGGGTGCTGCCGACCCCCGCGGTCGCCTATCTGACCGGGGCGCTCGGTGCGGATCTGGGCGTGATGCTCTCCGCCAGCCACAACCCGATGCCCGACAACGGCATCAAGTTCTTCGCCCGCGGCGGCCACAAGCTCGCCGACGAGCTGGAGGACCGCATCGAGGAGACCTACCGCGGGCACAGCGCCGGTGAGCCGTGGGAGCGGCCGACCGGCGCCGGTGTGGGTCGGGTCACCGACTACGACGAGGGCTTCGACAAGTACGTCGCGCACCTGGTCGGCGTGCTGCCCAACCGCCTGGACGGGCTCAAGATCGTCATCGACGGGGCGCACGGTGCCGCGGCCCGGGTCTCGCCGGAGGCGTTCGCGCGGGCCGGCGCCGAGGTCGTCACCCTCGGCACCGAGCCGGACGGGCTGAACATCAACGACGCCTGCGGCTCCACCCACCTCGACAAGCTCCGGTCCGCCGTCCTGGAGCACGGCGCCGCGCTCGGTGTCGCCCACGACGGCGACGCGGACCGCTGCCTGGCCGTGGACCACGCCGGCAACGAGGTCGACGGCGACCAGATCCTCGCCGTCCTGGCGCTCGGCATGCGCGAGGCCGGCACGCTGCGCAAGAACACCGTCGTCGCCACCGTCATGTCCAACCTGGGCTTCAAGCTGGCCATGGAGGGCGCGGGCATCGACCTCGTGCAGACCGCGGTCGGCGACCGGTACGTCCTGGAGGAGATGAAGGCCCACGGCTACGCGCTGGGCGGCGAGCAGTCCGGGCACGTCATCGTGCTGGACCACGCCACCACCGGCGACGGCACGCTGACCGGCCTGATGCTGGCGGCCCGGGTCGCGGCGACCGGCCGGTCGCTGGCCGACCTGGCGGGCGCGATGGAGCGGCTGCCGCAGATCCTCATCAACGTCCCCGACGTCGACAAGTCGCGGGTGGCCAGCTCCGCCGAGCTGGCCGCTGCGGTCGCCGAGGCGGAGCGGGAGCTGGGCGCCACCGGACGGGTGCTGCTGCGGCCCTCCGGCACCGAGCCGCTGGTCCGGGTGATGGTCGAGGCGGCCGACATCGAGCAGGCGCGGGCCGTCGCCCAGCGCCTGGCCGACGCGGTCAAGTCCGCGCTGGGATAA